Proteins encoded together in one Qingshengfaniella alkalisoli window:
- the tsaD gene encoding tRNA (adenosine(37)-N6)-threonylcarbamoyltransferase complex transferase subunit TsaD produces MTAELTILGLESSCDDTGAAVVRLRGNVPEILSNIVIGQAELHEAFGGVVPELAARAHAEKIDIAVEQALDAAGLTLAQVDAVAVTAGPGLIGGVLSGVMCAKGIAAGAGLPLVGVNHLAGHALTPRLTDGLPFPYLMLLVSGGHCQFLIAHGPDRFERLGGTIDDAPGEAFDKCARLLGLPQPGGPSVEKAARNGDPSRFTLPRPLLDRPGCDMSFSGLKTALLRARDGIVAEKGGLTQQDRNDLCAGFQAAVADVLSEKTRRALARYLELQSEAPAIAVAGGVAANTLLRTRLQDVAGEAGTSFVAPPLALCTDNAAMIAWAGLEMFRTGRQSGMDLAARPRWPLDDRSPALLGSGKKGPKA; encoded by the coding sequence ATGACGGCAGAATTGACCATTCTCGGGCTGGAAAGCAGTTGCGACGACACCGGCGCAGCGGTGGTCCGCTTGCGCGGTAATGTACCGGAAATCCTGTCCAACATCGTCATCGGGCAGGCGGAGTTGCACGAAGCATTCGGCGGAGTGGTACCTGAACTGGCCGCACGCGCGCATGCAGAAAAGATCGACATCGCGGTTGAGCAAGCGTTAGATGCGGCTGGTCTAACGCTAGCGCAGGTGGACGCTGTCGCTGTAACCGCTGGACCCGGGTTGATCGGTGGAGTGCTGTCGGGTGTGATGTGCGCGAAAGGGATCGCTGCGGGGGCGGGATTGCCGCTGGTGGGCGTCAATCACCTGGCCGGGCACGCCCTGACGCCCCGGCTTACCGATGGCTTGCCCTTTCCCTACCTGATGCTTCTGGTTTCTGGTGGGCACTGCCAGTTCCTGATTGCGCATGGGCCGGATCGTTTTGAGCGCCTTGGGGGGACCATCGACGATGCGCCGGGCGAAGCCTTTGACAAATGTGCGCGGCTTCTTGGCTTGCCGCAGCCCGGAGGACCAAGCGTCGAGAAGGCAGCCCGGAATGGCGATCCGTCCCGCTTCACGCTGCCGCGCCCACTGCTCGACCGGCCCGGGTGCGACATGTCCTTCTCTGGTCTGAAGACCGCCTTGCTACGGGCGCGTGATGGCATAGTGGCTGAGAAGGGTGGCTTGACCCAACAGGACCGAAACGATTTGTGCGCGGGTTTTCAAGCAGCCGTAGCGGATGTGCTGTCCGAGAAGACCCGCAGAGCGTTGGCCAGGTATCTTGAGCTGCAATCCGAAGCACCAGCCATCGCCGTTGCAGGGGGCGTTGCGGCCAACACGTTGCTACGGACCAGGTTGCAAGACGTGGCGGGCGAGGCCGGCACATCCTTCGTCGCGCCACCGCTGGCGCTTTGCACGGATAATGCGGCCATGATCGCCTGGGCCGGGTTGGAAATGTTTCGCACGGGGCGGCAATCAGGAATGGATCTGGCGGCGCGCCCACGCTGGCCGTTGGATGATCGCAGCCCTGCCTTGCTCGGGTCCGGCAAGAAAGGGCCGAAGGCCTGA
- the lysM gene encoding peptidoglycan-binding protein LysM — protein MGLFSFLKGKGKKVGAASADEAPAAEDLKKEVKGLGLDDSGLDIVVDGDKVKITGEAKDQETKEKVILAVGNVEGVAAVEDETPGDEPVFHTVEKGDTLWAISEKTLGNGSRYNEIFEANKPMLTDPDKIYPGQVLRIPVK, from the coding sequence ATGGGACTGTTCAGTTTTCTGAAAGGCAAAGGGAAGAAGGTAGGTGCAGCCAGCGCCGATGAAGCACCCGCTGCCGAAGACCTGAAAAAGGAAGTCAAGGGCCTTGGCCTTGACGACAGTGGTCTTGATATCGTGGTTGATGGTGACAAGGTTAAAATCACGGGCGAAGCCAAGGATCAGGAAACCAAGGAAAAGGTTATTCTGGCGGTCGGTAATGTCGAAGGCGTCGCCGCCGTAGAGGACGAAACTCCCGGCGACGAGCCAGTGTTTCACACTGTCGAAAAGGGTGACACGCTTTGGGCGATTTCAGAAAAGACGTTGGGCAACGGGTCGCGCTACAACGAGATTTTCGAAGCAAATAAGCCGATGTTGACCGATCCCGACAAGATTTACCCGGGCCAGGTTCTGCGTATCCCCGTCAAGTAA
- a CDS encoding heme biosynthesis protein HemY yields MLWSLIRILIFVVAIAAVIFGVEYLSMHGEGVRIAVANTEFTLGPVQLLIACVVLVCLVWLAIRLAGLALATLHFLAGDETAISRYFARNKERKGFEALSEGLTALAAGDGDEAVAHARKAERLLHRPDLTNLITAQAAEMSGDRARATETYKQLLHDDKTRFVGIRGLMNQKLAEGDTETALKLAEKAFVLKPRHGQVSDTLLSLQAKHANWNGARKTLGAKLKYGAIPRDLHKRRDAVLAVSEAQHRLAAGDAEGARDEAIEAYRLSPTLVPAATAAARAYIDLGKPRNAAKTLKAAWAQEPHPDLAAAFAEIKPNESPQERTTRFRELIRQKPDHPESRMLEAELHLAAEDFPAARKALGQLVETHPNARTLTLMAAIERGEGADDSTVKAWLAKALTAPRGAQWVCTNCDNVQHHWTAICNRCDAFDTLAWLEVQGDERLSGGPAGMLPLIVGAIEDNRAQMPAEDIEDDSQPETVDAERPEKVEEEPTEADADVKRPLDAMPEPAWDDSERDNTARR; encoded by the coding sequence ATGCTTTGGTCCCTGATCCGAATCCTGATTTTCGTCGTCGCGATCGCAGCGGTTATCTTCGGCGTTGAATACCTGTCCATGCATGGCGAAGGTGTGCGGATTGCCGTGGCGAACACCGAATTCACGCTTGGCCCTGTGCAACTCCTGATCGCCTGCGTGGTCTTGGTATGTCTGGTCTGGCTTGCCATCCGACTTGCAGGACTGGCTCTGGCCACGTTGCATTTTCTTGCTGGCGACGAAACGGCCATCAGCCGCTATTTTGCACGCAACAAGGAACGCAAAGGGTTTGAAGCGCTGTCAGAAGGTCTGACCGCACTTGCCGCCGGTGACGGAGACGAGGCGGTCGCTCATGCCCGCAAAGCCGAACGCCTGCTGCACCGCCCTGACCTGACGAACCTTATCACCGCGCAGGCCGCCGAGATGTCCGGGGACAGGGCCCGCGCGACCGAGACATACAAACAGCTTCTTCATGACGACAAGACACGCTTCGTCGGCATCCGTGGACTGATGAACCAGAAACTGGCGGAGGGCGACACTGAAACCGCGCTAAAGCTGGCTGAAAAGGCATTCGTGCTGAAACCCAGGCATGGGCAGGTGTCCGATACCCTGCTATCGCTACAGGCCAAACACGCCAACTGGAACGGGGCGCGCAAAACGCTGGGTGCGAAGCTGAAATACGGTGCCATTCCCCGCGATCTGCACAAGCGAAGGGACGCCGTTCTGGCAGTATCTGAAGCCCAACACCGATTGGCCGCTGGCGATGCCGAGGGTGCCCGGGACGAAGCGATCGAAGCCTATCGCCTGTCGCCCACCCTTGTACCCGCAGCGACTGCTGCCGCCCGCGCCTACATCGATCTCGGCAAGCCCCGCAACGCGGCAAAAACGTTGAAAGCCGCATGGGCTCAGGAGCCGCACCCCGACCTTGCCGCCGCTTTCGCGGAGATCAAACCCAACGAGAGCCCACAGGAACGGACCACCCGCTTCCGTGAACTGATCCGCCAGAAACCCGATCACCCCGAATCGCGGATGCTGGAAGCCGAACTGCACCTCGCAGCAGAGGATTTCCCTGCCGCTCGCAAGGCTCTCGGCCAATTGGTCGAGACGCATCCGAATGCGCGGACACTGACGTTAATGGCTGCGATTGAACGCGGCGAAGGTGCCGATGATAGCACGGTCAAGGCGTGGCTTGCGAAGGCCCTGACTGCGCCGCGTGGAGCCCAGTGGGTCTGCACCAACTGCGACAATGTCCAGCACCACTGGACGGCCATCTGCAATCGCTGCGACGCGTTCGACACTCTGGCTTGGCTGGAAGTCCAGGGCGACGAGCGGCTGTCCGGCGGTCCGGCAGGAATGCTTCCGTTGATCGTGGGTGCCATTGAAGACAATCGTGCACAAATGCCAGCTGAGGACATCGAAGATGATTCACAGCCGGAAACCGTGGACGCCGAGCGCCCGGAAAAGGTCGAAGAGGAGCCTACAGAAGCGGACGCGGACGTAAAGCGCCCGTTAGACGCTATGCCAGAACCGGCATGGGACGATAGCGAGCGCGACAATACGGCGCGACGTTAG
- a CDS encoding glycosyltransferase family 4 protein: MTPNAAASTETAMPNLERVSLEKPLAGRKILIIVENLPLPFDRRVWHEARTLTAAGAQVSVICPTGKGYEKRYEEIEGVHIYRHPLPVDAKGTAGYLLEYGAALFHETRLAWKILRRQGFDTVQGCNPPDLIFLVVWPFKLMGRRYIFDHHDINPELYEAKFGKRGFFWRLMRIFEWCNFKSANAVISTNESYRRIAIERGGKKPGDVFVVRSGPDLNRLKIMPANRKRLNGRRHMVGYVGVMGDQEGIDLLLEAAREIVFDMKRDVQFVLVGGGPALDSLKVQAAKMGLDNHVTFTGRAPDDDLFEVLSTADICVNPDRVNPMNDKSTMNKILEYMAFSKPIVQFEVTEGRFSAQEASLYARPNDTHDMARKIVSLLDDPEQSAKMGRIGRARVENELGWDYQVDTLIAAYQRVQA, from the coding sequence ATGACCCCGAATGCGGCTGCCTCCACTGAAACCGCAATGCCTAATCTGGAGCGTGTCTCGCTTGAAAAGCCACTGGCCGGGCGGAAAATCCTGATCATCGTCGAGAACCTGCCTTTGCCCTTTGACCGGCGGGTCTGGCACGAGGCACGCACACTGACCGCCGCCGGCGCTCAGGTCAGCGTGATCTGCCCGACCGGGAAGGGATATGAAAAACGCTACGAGGAAATCGAGGGCGTCCATATCTACCGCCACCCGCTGCCCGTCGATGCGAAAGGGACGGCAGGGTACCTGCTGGAATACGGTGCCGCGCTGTTTCACGAAACACGGCTGGCATGGAAGATACTGCGCCGCCAGGGCTTTGACACCGTTCAGGGTTGCAACCCGCCCGATCTGATCTTTCTAGTGGTCTGGCCGTTCAAGCTGATGGGTCGGCGCTACATTTTCGACCATCACGACATCAACCCGGAGCTATACGAAGCCAAGTTCGGCAAGCGCGGCTTCTTCTGGCGGCTAATGCGGATCTTCGAATGGTGCAATTTCAAATCCGCCAATGCTGTCATTTCGACAAATGAAAGCTACCGCCGAATTGCAATAGAGCGCGGCGGCAAAAAGCCCGGCGATGTGTTCGTGGTGCGATCCGGCCCAGATCTGAACCGTCTGAAGATCATGCCGGCGAACCGTAAACGGCTCAACGGACGCCGGCATATGGTGGGCTATGTCGGTGTGATGGGCGATCAGGAAGGGATCGATCTGTTGCTGGAAGCCGCCCGTGAGATCGTATTCGACATGAAACGCGACGTTCAGTTCGTGCTTGTGGGGGGCGGGCCGGCCTTGGACAGCCTGAAGGTGCAGGCGGCGAAGATGGGGCTGGATAACCACGTGACATTCACGGGCCGCGCCCCTGACGATGACCTTTTCGAGGTGCTTAGTACCGCCGATATCTGCGTGAACCCCGATCGCGTCAATCCGATGAACGACAAATCGACCATGAACAAGATCTTGGAGTACATGGCCTTTTCCAAGCCGATCGTTCAGTTCGAGGTCACCGAGGGCCGCTTTTCCGCGCAGGAGGCGTCGCTATACGCGCGGCCAAACGACACGCATGATATGGCACGGAAAATTGTGTCCCTTCTGGACGACCCGGAGCAGTCCGCGAAGATGGGCCGCATTGGGCGGGCGCGCGTCGAGAACGAGCTTGGCTGGGACTATCAGGTAGACACGCTGATTGCTGCGTATCAGCGTGTCCAGGCGTAA
- a CDS encoding YciI family protein: MPYALICLDKEGAIEVRKNNREAHLAYIQDTGVVAQAGPFLGDDGIMIGSLVILDVDDRAAAEHWAAGDPYAIAGLFQRVEIFAWKKVVG, translated from the coding sequence ATGCCTTACGCTCTGATATGCCTCGACAAAGAAGGGGCCATTGAGGTCCGCAAGAACAACCGAGAGGCGCATCTGGCCTATATCCAAGACACTGGCGTCGTGGCGCAAGCCGGTCCGTTTCTTGGCGATGACGGCATCATGATCGGGTCGCTGGTTATTCTGGATGTCGATGACCGTGCCGCCGCAGAACATTGGGCCGCAGGCGATCCTTACGCCATTGCGGGCTTGTTCCAACGGGTCGAAATTTTTGCCTGGAAGAAAGTCGTCGGCTGA
- a CDS encoding COG4223 family protein yields MSSNDKREDDKVDTDDAANRTDRNVEADSDAPTEDAEAPLILTSEDRPGDDHEGEDDDTSDDDVDVRPENEPAPEKEAQHSEAEQKPTQPATPSASTTQPATSKPRSGGFVPALIGGVVAGAIGFGIAAYLGVNLSPPEDSSDSAALEQAIETQGAKLDEVSQRLAQLADTPPPAENPAGQEIVSQIENLAAAISATNDGITALGDRMNTLEQQPAAAPDTSAETSELQARIAELESRLADADARNQELEAAIQDARATADSTASSAEEAQAAAERRVALAHLVSAIDRGATYNQELVAFPADTQIPETLQQHAGSGIPTLSALRESFPDAARDALEQSIRTTVSEDPVERIGAFLRNQTGARSLKPREGNDPDAVLSRAEAALNEARLPDTLAELQNLPEAGQQAMSDWVAQAQLRIDAMNALSSLNQQM; encoded by the coding sequence TTGAGTTCCAACGACAAGCGCGAAGACGACAAAGTCGACACAGATGACGCCGCCAACCGCACTGATCGGAATGTGGAAGCGGACAGTGATGCGCCAACCGAAGATGCCGAGGCACCGCTGATCCTGACGTCAGAGGATCGACCTGGGGACGACCATGAGGGCGAAGATGATGACACGTCCGACGACGACGTGGACGTTCGGCCCGAGAACGAACCGGCCCCTGAAAAAGAAGCGCAACACTCCGAAGCCGAACAAAAGCCTACACAACCCGCAACACCATCTGCATCTACGACCCAGCCTGCAACGTCCAAGCCCAGATCGGGCGGCTTCGTGCCTGCCCTGATCGGCGGCGTGGTTGCTGGCGCAATCGGGTTCGGAATCGCAGCATATCTTGGCGTGAACCTGTCACCCCCCGAAGATTCCAGTGACAGTGCGGCACTGGAACAAGCCATCGAGACACAGGGCGCGAAGCTGGACGAGGTTTCGCAACGGTTGGCACAACTCGCAGACACGCCGCCACCGGCGGAAAACCCTGCCGGTCAGGAAATCGTCAGCCAGATCGAAAACCTCGCCGCAGCGATCAGTGCGACCAATGACGGGATCACTGCACTCGGCGACCGGATGAACACACTGGAACAACAGCCTGCCGCCGCACCGGACACGTCTGCTGAGACATCCGAATTACAAGCGCGCATTGCCGAACTTGAAAGCCGCTTGGCTGATGCGGATGCCCGCAATCAGGAACTGGAAGCCGCAATTCAAGACGCGCGGGCCACGGCAGACTCAACCGCCTCCAGCGCGGAAGAAGCCCAGGCCGCCGCTGAACGGCGCGTGGCGCTGGCGCATTTGGTCAGCGCGATTGATCGCGGTGCGACCTATAATCAGGAACTCGTGGCTTTTCCGGCGGACACGCAGATCCCCGAAACCTTGCAACAGCATGCCGGGTCCGGCATCCCGACGCTCTCTGCATTGCGCGAAAGCTTTCCCGATGCCGCGCGCGATGCGTTGGAGCAGTCGATCCGCACAACGGTATCTGAAGACCCGGTGGAACGCATCGGTGCGTTCTTGCGCAACCAGACGGGCGCTCGGTCACTTAAGCCGCGCGAGGGCAATGATCCCGACGCCGTCCTGTCCCGTGCCGAAGCCGCGCTGAATGAGGCGCGGCTGCCAGACACTTTGGCGGAGTTGCAAAACCTACCGGAAGCGGGGCAGCAGGCCATGTCAGATTGGGTCGCCCAGGCGCAGTTGCGGATCGACGCGATGAATGCGCTGTCCAGCCTGAACCAGCAGATGTGA
- a CDS encoding DUF1761 domain-containing protein: MEWFNLLLAAAAPWVFGAAWYGIVGERWMRAAKMTKEQVENKNPLPFVFSYLCMFSVAAMMNYVFERANVTGFLDGTLMGAGLGLFLTLPWSATNHVFSDRHKDLIWIDGVFFTVGCGLIGLVLVLF, from the coding sequence ATGGAGTGGTTCAACTTGCTTCTGGCCGCCGCAGCGCCCTGGGTCTTTGGCGCAGCATGGTATGGCATCGTCGGCGAGCGCTGGATGCGCGCAGCGAAGATGACGAAAGAGCAGGTGGAAAACAAGAATCCGCTGCCCTTCGTGTTCAGCTATCTGTGCATGTTCTCTGTCGCTGCGATGATGAATTACGTCTTCGAGCGAGCCAACGTCACCGGCTTTCTGGATGGGACGCTGATGGGGGCGGGGCTGGGACTTTTCCTAACGCTGCCTTGGAGCGCCACAAACCACGTTTTCAGCGACCGCCACAAGGATCTGATCTGGATCGATGGCGTGTTTTTTACCGTTGGCTGTGGGCTGATCGGTTTGGTTCTGGTTCTGTTCTGA
- a CDS encoding uroporphyrinogen-III synthase: protein MHASRLLLTRPRVQAERFARDCRLHLNDDLAIEISPVLEIEPVDSHIGTDGVDALVFTSENAVCASLAVDPSRTLVAFCVGEHTASAAMEAGWQARSAGGAKEELAALLRSQPRGRTYLHLRGETVAGSLAKLLSNTDLRVLEHIVYRQRVIDLTSTAKMWLDSDAPILLPLFSPRTARTLAPALRGATAPLRIATISQNVVRELEGLHDACLVVADSPDAAAILSTLRQLQDRTRLEGPDRPR from the coding sequence ATGCACGCCAGTCGCCTGCTTTTGACCAGACCAAGGGTGCAGGCCGAACGCTTCGCACGAGACTGTCGGTTGCATCTGAACGATGACCTTGCAATCGAGATTTCTCCTGTTCTGGAAATCGAGCCCGTGGACTCACACATCGGGACGGACGGCGTTGATGCGCTAGTCTTCACGTCCGAGAATGCGGTTTGCGCAAGTCTCGCTGTCGATCCAAGCCGCACCCTGGTCGCCTTCTGTGTGGGCGAACATACCGCCAGCGCCGCAATGGAGGCCGGCTGGCAGGCCCGATCCGCTGGCGGTGCCAAGGAAGAACTGGCCGCACTTCTTCGATCTCAACCCCGAGGCCGGACCTACCTGCATCTGCGAGGTGAAACGGTCGCGGGATCGCTTGCCAAACTTCTGTCCAATACCGATCTGCGCGTTCTGGAGCACATCGTTTATCGCCAACGCGTGATTGATCTAACCTCAACAGCGAAGATGTGGCTGGACTCGGACGCGCCTATCCTTTTGCCCCTGTTTTCGCCGCGAACCGCCCGCACTTTAGCTCCGGCCCTACGTGGTGCAACCGCCCCATTGCGCATAGCGACGATCAGCCAGAATGTGGTTCGGGAACTCGAAGGGTTGCATGACGCTTGTCTGGTTGTAGCCGACAGCCCCGATGCCGCCGCAATCCTGTCCACGCTTCGACAGCTACAGGACCGAACGCGGCTTGAGGGTCCCGACCGGCCAAGGTAA
- a CDS encoding mannose-1-phosphate guanylyltransferase/mannose-6-phosphate isomerase: MIHPVILCGGSGTRLWPLSRKDYPKQFARIFGEESLFQASVRRASGDCFAQPVILSHSDFRFLAAEQLSALGIEKATIILEPEARNTAPAILSAALYLDSEGCGEDVMLVAPSDHVIRDVQAYHQALDAGADAARKGRLVTFGVKPARAETGYGYLELDDAPDSFGAHAVPVTHFVEKPDASRAAEMFASGRYMWNAGIFMFRVRDIIAAFETCSASMVGPCREAVDNARPDLGFIRLDEAAYARTPEDSIDYAVMETADNVSTVPVDCGWSDLGAWDAVWHEMMPDAHGVAKSGAVTQLDCHNTLLRSEENGPHLVGVGLENTAVVAMGDAVLVADMSDLQKVKVAVQRLKDQGVPQAETFPRCYRPWGWYQTLALGERFQVKQIMVPPGRQLSLQSHVHRAEHWVVVAGSANVTIGEEVQLVCENQSVYIPIGTVHRLENPGKVDLHLIEVQTGSYLGEDDIVRYEDIYNRA; encoded by the coding sequence ATGATTCATCCTGTTATTTTGTGTGGAGGTTCGGGAACGCGCCTTTGGCCCTTGTCCCGCAAGGACTACCCAAAGCAATTCGCCAGAATCTTCGGAGAGGAAAGCCTGTTTCAGGCGTCGGTTCGACGTGCTTCGGGTGATTGCTTCGCGCAGCCTGTTATCCTGAGCCATTCGGATTTCCGGTTTCTTGCTGCTGAGCAGCTGTCTGCCTTGGGAATCGAGAAGGCGACCATTATTTTGGAACCCGAGGCCAGAAACACTGCCCCGGCAATCCTCAGTGCGGCGTTGTATCTGGATTCAGAAGGCTGCGGAGAGGACGTGATGCTGGTTGCGCCGTCTGATCATGTGATCCGTGACGTGCAGGCCTATCATCAGGCGCTCGACGCCGGGGCCGATGCGGCGCGGAAGGGGCGGCTCGTGACCTTCGGGGTCAAGCCTGCACGAGCGGAAACGGGATATGGGTATCTGGAACTCGACGACGCACCAGATAGCTTCGGTGCTCATGCAGTTCCGGTCACGCACTTCGTTGAGAAACCGGACGCAAGCCGCGCGGCAGAAATGTTCGCGTCAGGCCGCTATATGTGGAATGCGGGCATCTTCATGTTCCGTGTCCGTGACATCATCGCTGCGTTCGAGACGTGTTCAGCTAGTATGGTCGGGCCGTGCCGCGAAGCCGTGGACAACGCCCGCCCCGATCTGGGGTTCATCCGGTTGGACGAAGCGGCGTACGCTAGAACCCCCGAGGACAGCATTGACTATGCAGTCATGGAAACGGCCGACAATGTCAGTACCGTTCCGGTCGACTGCGGCTGGTCTGATCTGGGGGCGTGGGATGCGGTGTGGCATGAGATGATGCCTGACGCCCATGGCGTGGCGAAGAGCGGTGCCGTGACTCAGTTGGACTGTCACAACACGCTGCTGCGATCCGAGGAAAACGGCCCGCATCTGGTTGGCGTCGGCCTCGAAAACACGGCTGTGGTCGCGATGGGGGATGCCGTCCTTGTGGCCGATATGAGCGATCTTCAGAAGGTCAAAGTGGCGGTCCAGCGCTTGAAAGACCAGGGCGTGCCACAGGCGGAAACCTTCCCTCGCTGCTACCGTCCTTGGGGTTGGTATCAAACGTTGGCCTTGGGCGAACGTTTTCAGGTCAAGCAGATCATGGTTCCGCCAGGACGACAGCTATCGCTGCAATCCCATGTTCATCGCGCGGAGCACTGGGTTGTGGTGGCAGGCAGTGCGAATGTCACCATCGGGGAGGAGGTCCAGCTGGTTTGCGAGAACCAGTCTGTCTACATTCCCATCGGCACGGTTCACCGGCTGGAAAATCCCGGAAAGGTCGATCTGCACCTGATCGAGGTGCAGACCGGCAGCTATCTCGGTGAAGACGACATCGTGCGGTATGAAGATATCTACAACCGCGCCTAA
- a CDS encoding nucleotide sugar dehydrogenase yields MKVIVFGLGYVGFTAMCCIARSGHKVVGIDISEKKVRAILKGQAPIIEPQVQDMLRDGLEKGLIDADTEISSHLDDADLAIVCVGTPSAPDGSHNMGFIADVSRQIAAALSANRAAPLTVAYRSTIRPGTIEELILPVFRSALGDTEADRLVTLVYNPEFLREGSAVDDYFAPPKIVIGTRDGQPNVAMEELNRGIDSPVFHVGYREAEFTKFMDNTWHAVKVAYANEIGRVCLSLGISAAQVHDIFKSDTKLNISPYYTRPGGAFGGSCLPKDVRALQYLGGDSGTNMPLVDSLLRSNEAHKHRLFEYAIHGLKPGSKVLLAGVAFKAGTDDLRESPNVDLARKLLTAGYELDIYDPAVVADQLVGANLGYAFSHLPTLQRMLVDRETAENRNYDRIIATNATVKDLTLRADADIRDLGTLP; encoded by the coding sequence ATGAAAGTTATTGTTTTCGGTTTGGGTTATGTCGGATTTACGGCGATGTGCTGCATCGCGCGATCCGGCCATAAGGTTGTCGGCATCGATATCAGCGAAAAGAAGGTCCGTGCAATCCTGAAGGGACAGGCCCCGATCATCGAGCCGCAGGTGCAGGATATGCTGCGTGATGGCCTGGAAAAAGGACTGATCGACGCTGACACCGAAATCTCATCACACCTGGATGACGCCGATCTTGCCATCGTTTGCGTTGGGACACCTTCCGCACCCGATGGATCGCACAACATGGGGTTCATCGCGGATGTATCGCGTCAGATTGCTGCGGCCTTGTCCGCAAATCGCGCCGCACCGCTGACGGTGGCCTACCGCTCGACCATCCGGCCGGGAACGATCGAGGAGTTGATCCTTCCGGTGTTCCGTAGCGCCTTGGGCGATACCGAGGCGGACAGGCTCGTTACACTCGTCTACAATCCGGAATTCCTGCGTGAAGGGTCCGCTGTGGACGACTACTTCGCGCCGCCGAAGATTGTCATCGGTACACGGGACGGCCAGCCGAATGTCGCGATGGAGGAGTTGAATCGCGGGATCGACTCGCCGGTGTTTCACGTAGGCTACCGAGAAGCTGAATTCACCAAATTCATGGACAACACGTGGCACGCGGTGAAAGTCGCATATGCCAATGAAATCGGGAGGGTCTGCCTTTCTTTGGGGATCAGCGCCGCCCAGGTCCATGACATTTTCAAATCGGACACGAAACTGAACATCTCGCCTTACTACACACGTCCGGGTGGCGCATTCGGCGGCTCCTGCCTGCCCAAGGATGTGCGTGCGCTGCAATATCTCGGCGGCGACAGCGGGACGAACATGCCGCTTGTGGACAGCCTGTTGCGATCCAATGAGGCACACAAGCACCGCCTGTTCGAATACGCCATCCATGGATTGAAGCCCGGCAGCAAGGTTCTGCTGGCGGGCGTCGCGTTTAAGGCCGGCACCGATGACCTGCGCGAAAGTCCCAATGTTGATCTGGCACGCAAACTGTTGACGGCGGGTTATGAACTGGACATCTATGACCCCGCTGTGGTCGCGGATCAACTGGTTGGCGCGAACCTGGGCTATGCCTTCTCGCATCTGCCGACCTTGCAACGGATGCTGGTGGACCGTGAAACAGCGGAAAACCGCAACTATGACCGGATTATCGCGACGAACGCGACGGTGAAGGATCTGACACTCCGTGCCGACGCCGATATTCGCGATCTGGGAACGCTGCCATGA
- a CDS encoding DUF2853 family protein, which produces MGKRDELIEKYAGDLKNKCGVTPDMDLLTKVTIGCGPAIYNADAETVAGSDPSELETIKNNFLIKKLGLADGPQLNDGIDKVLDTYGKSERNKYRAVVYYLLAKHFGKEAVYG; this is translated from the coding sequence ATGGGCAAACGCGACGAGCTGATCGAGAAATACGCCGGGGACCTGAAAAACAAGTGCGGCGTCACGCCTGATATGGACTTGCTGACAAAAGTCACTATCGGCTGCGGCCCTGCCATCTACAACGCCGATGCAGAAACGGTTGCGGGCAGCGATCCAAGTGAGCTTGAAACCATCAAGAACAACTTCCTGATCAAGAAGCTGGGGCTTGCGGACGGCCCCCAACTGAACGACGGAATCGACAAGGTGCTCGATACCTACGGCAAATCGGAACGCAACAAGTATCGCGCGGTCGTCTATTATCTTCTGGCGAAGCATTTCGGTAAGGAAGCCGTCTACGGATGA
- a CDS encoding EVE domain-containing protein — MRYWLFKSEPSTWSWDDQLAKGEVGEEWDGVRNYQARNHMRDMAIGDRGFFYHSQKEKAIVGIVEVCAEAHQDSKTDDARWECVDIKAVKPLATPVTLDQCKSEEALSDMVLVNNSRLSVQPVTADEWALICRMGGVSP; from the coding sequence ATGAGATACTGGCTCTTCAAATCCGAACCGTCCACATGGTCATGGGACGACCAACTTGCCAAGGGTGAGGTGGGCGAAGAGTGGGATGGCGTCCGAAACTATCAGGCGCGCAATCACATGCGCGACATGGCAATTGGGGATCGTGGCTTTTTCTATCACTCACAGAAAGAGAAGGCGATTGTCGGTATTGTCGAGGTCTGCGCTGAGGCTCACCAAGATAGCAAGACGGATGACGCGCGTTGGGAATGTGTGGACATCAAGGCGGTGAAACCCTTGGCAACGCCTGTTACGCTTGATCAATGCAAGTCTGAAGAAGCGCTGTCCGATATGGTTCTGGTCAACAACAGTCGCTTGTCCGTCCAGCCGGTCACCGCTGATGAATGGGCGCTGATCTGTCGGATGGGCGGTGTATCGCCGTGA